TGTTCGCCGCGGGCGATGTGGCCGCGGCGCGCATGGACGACGAGCACATGTCGGTGATGTCCTGTCAGCACGGCAGGCCGATGGGCCGCTACGCCGGCTACAACGTGATCAGCGACCTGCTGGGCGAGCCCATGCTCTCGCTGCGAATCCCTTGGTACGTCACGGTTCTCGATCTGGGGCCGGCCGGTGCGGTGTACACCGAGGGCTGGGACCGCCGCGTCGTCGCCACCGGTGCACGGGCGAAGGCCACCAAGCGGACGATCAACGGTGAGCGCATCTATCCCCCACTCACCCGCGACCGCACCGCACTGCTCGCCGCCGCCGCCCCGGAACTACAGTCCGCCCCCGTCTACGAAGACTGACGACTACCGCCCGTTGCGCTCGCGGTGCTTGCACCCGGGCCAGCAGCATGGTCTGCGCATGCCCTCTTCGAGCTCCTCCTGGGTGCGACGAATGCGACGATCGCGGGTCGCCGGCTGCTTGGCATCCTCGACCCAGCAGATGAACTCGTTACGCGCCAGCGGCGTGATGTCCTTCCACGCGGCCAGCGCGGTGTCGTTCGAGATCAACGCCTTGCGCAGGTCTGTGGGAAGCTTGTGCACCACCCCGCCAGGCACCCGCTGACTAGTCATGCCGCCACCATATCGAAATCGAGTCTGAGACCGGGATCGCGACAGTACAGTTCGCGAACAGGTCTTCTCCGCTAGTGCTGCGTGCGCCAGGACGCACCGCCTCAGTCCTGAACAACCTAGGCCCTGAACGAAAGGTAACGACGATGAAG
The nucleotide sequence above comes from Mycolicibacterium moriokaense. Encoded proteins:
- a CDS encoding YdeI/OmpD-associated family protein, which gives rise to MTSQRVPGGVVHKLPTDLRKALISNDTALAAWKDITPLARNEFICWVEDAKQPATRDRRIRRTQEELEEGMRRPCCWPGCKHRERNGR